A genomic region of Metopolophium dirhodum isolate CAU chromosome 1, ASM1992520v1, whole genome shotgun sequence contains the following coding sequences:
- the LOC132936311 gene encoding protein artichoke isoform X3: MRSTDGLLALLWVFIAIAVTARTPRAAAATCPQPSDAVRRCKCSSRDNEIQIWCSHGDSKTILDELKQLASSVTDPIDELILENNAISSMPANAFSTLKIIRLMLRENGIQKVASNWLSDQETSILELFIVEAELRSFPEESLMVLPRLEALSLIAGSLTRLPIISGLARLRYVQIEASSLINMGTGNFLGLPFLEQLHITGSPKMQKLDVGTIQDLPRLFLLNFTDCGITWMHPRAFARLPSLIELSLVGNKLADASNIGGAIRDLTSLTTIRLDRNELEFINEATFVDIPSLRHVYLSANKISDIRRGAFHRMPNLKSIDISKNQVRHIHPESFTPVRDNNLEELWLSENSIDNAMTIRLILDMFPKLRFLDVSRNQLQDIIYGSVQGHSRLEMLYLEHNKLQRVGRETFTAMPMLRELRLSNNSLSNYLAIPLWNLPMLKGLDISFNKFDKLERRMLATLPSLRRFDISHNIVSSLDPTTFIDTPNLEHINISHNNIDSINSLTLSHLYHLYEFDASYNRLNQFVGGMPRAIEYLYLSHNKIMSLPSDSSTDLHLPALKLLDVSDNGIHRVPSNSLTALNLLRWLYLGGNSMQQLDNGAFSGLNQLEILTLNDNKLLTIHPNTFKELPLLNELNLKGNRLEILEPSLLANNEKLKKLDVSHNRLTEIHESYFSVNKELEELSISHNSLSEFPSSLAANPNLKILDLRNNEIKQMKSGMVSSMPYLKELYLSENNLNILNEGAFQQLPNLTILEMEGNNLNTLPSYGIQSLPNLMVVKMARNKLVSLPSAAMVNLPMLQIVELQQNQLNEIASDAFVGIPNLIMMNLSHNYLNGMEKSGLNNLRNLEVLDLSHNKLKQITTRSIQNMHSLIMLKLDNNRLCNIVGSPFEGMSRLRVLSLRDNKMTSLSESTFNSIKPTISRLDVDGNPVHCACNMKWLQSWLRTTADSFGPRCTDGTLLREMPFTSKHCDEKESNNIEENIPGCEIESVPVGNANAVTSNKVTTWTNSEESDKNKPLPEETDYFYDDVVDLNDKTELQRGYSTEKTLSTISPAILSHYVPGDTPTLYASSRPNSSSSYTDDHSVQSNAGGTAYTFFGVPIPPLSLNNIWGQAKGTGKRLKDGRRNSLPKRTSTVDQDSFTPILPGTSGFRPMMTTPDNNFFGEDVENEDDVENIYRNTSASHKIIGSGSPPRYQLSSTTESPFRYDRFSSSDLSFSKFVNITTRDSLFESATINSIIRPTVKPNITNNQQQTLASATTLQSDDSANQSELSLVQLSTVVCSQRDPRRRARRPNNSANLPPSRIRPPQQRRRRRPVRPQRSPKRSTCPRHRR; encoded by the exons GTGTAGTCATGGAGATTCGAAGACCATATTGGATGAGTTGAAGCAGTTAGCCTCATCCGTAACTGATCCAATTGACGAACTAATATTGGAAAACAATGCCATTTCGTCAATGCCTGCCAATGctttttcaactttaaaaattatacgattAATGTTACGAGAAAATGGAATTCAAAAAGTTGCCTCCAACTGGTTGTCTGATCAAGAAACAAGCATATTAGAATTATTCATAGTAGAAGCAGAACTTAGAAGTTTTCCAGAGGAAAGTTTGATGGTTTTACCTAGACTAGAAGCGCTATCGCTAATTGCAGGTTCACTGACTCGACTACCAATAATATCTGGCTTAGCTAGATTGAGGTATGTTCAAATCGAAGCATCTTCACTGATAAACATGGGGACAGGAAATTTCTTGGGGTTGCCATTTCTAGAACAGTTGCATATCACTGGTTCtccaaaaatgcaaaaattgGACGTAGGCACCATACAAGATTTGCCTCGACTATTTTTGCTAAATTTCACGGATTGCGGAATCACGTGGATGCACCCTAGAGCTTTCGCTCGCTTGCCATCACTTATTGAACTATCATTAGTCGGCAACAAGCTAGCTGATGCGTCCAATATCGGAGGAGCAATTAGAGATTTGACCTCATTGACTACAATCAGACTAGATAGAAATGAATTAGAATTCATTAATGAAGCCACATTCGTAGATATACCATCATTACGTCACGTTTATCTCTCCGCGAATAAGATAAGTGACATACGCAGGGGAGCGTTCCATCGAATGCCCAATCTGAAGTCAATCGATATAAGCAAAAATCAAGTACGTCACATCCACCCAGAGTCATTTACACCCGTCCGTGATAACAATCTAGAAGAATTATGGTTATCCGAAAATTCCATAGACAACGCGATGACAATAAGACTAATTTTAGACATGTTTCCTAAACTTCGTTTTCTGGATGTCAGTAGGAATCAGTTACAGGACATAATTTATGGATCAGTACAGGGACATTCAAGACTAGAAATGTtgtatttagaacataataaacTGCAAAGGGTTGGCAGGGAAACATTTACCGCAATGCCTATGTTGAGAGAATTGAGATTGTCCAATAATTCACTGTCCAATTACTTAGCAATTCCTTTATGGAATTTACCCATGTTAAAAGGGCTTGACATATCGTTTAATAAATTTGACAAACTAGAGCGGCGTATGCTAGCTACATTACCATCATTAAGACGATTTGATATCAGTCACAATATTGTTTCGTCGTTGGATCCGACCACTTTTATCGATACTCCAAATTTAGAACATATCAATATATCTCATAACAACATAGATTCTATAAACTCTCTAACACTATCCCATTTATATCATTTGTACGAATTTGATGCAAGTTACAATAGACTTAACCAa TTCGTAGGTGGTATGCCAAGAGCCATCGAATACTTATACTTATctcataacaaaataatgaGCTTGCCAAGTGATAGTTCAACAGATTTACATCTACCAGCATTGAAGCTTCTTGATGTTTCAG ATAATGGTATTCATAGAGTACCATCGAATTCATTGACTGCTTTAAATTTATTGCGTTGGCTCTATTTGGGTGGCAATTCAATGCAACAACTGGATAATGGGGCGTTTAGTGGATTAAACCAATTAGAAATTTTGACATtaaatgacaataaattattaactatacatcCAAATACTTTTAAGGAGTTACCTCTTCTT aacgaATTAAATTTGAAAGGTAACAGATTAGAGATATTAGAACCTTCTTTGTTggctaataatgaaaaattgaaaaagctCGATGTAAGTCATAATAGACTAACTGAAATTCATGAATCATATTTTTCTGTTAATAA gGAACTCGAAGAACTATCTATTTCTCATAATTCTTTATCGGAGTTTCCGTCATCATTAGCAGCGAATccaaacttaaaaattctagATTTAAGAAATAACGAAATTAAACAAATGAAAAGTGGAATGGTCTCATCAATGCCATATCTAAAAGAGTTGTATTTGTCAGAAaacaacttaaacattttaaatgaagGGGCCTTCCAACAGCTACCAAATCTGACTATTTTAGAAATGGAAGGAAATAATCTTAACACATTACCTTCGTATGGCATACAAAGTTTGCCAAATCTTATGGTTGTAAAAATGGCTAGAAACAAATTGGTTTCCTTGCCAAGTGCAGCTATGGTGAATCTACCAATGCTACAAATTGTTGAACTGCAACAAAACCAACTTAATGAGATAGCTAGTGATGCATTTGTTGGTATACCAAATTTAATTATGATGAACTTGAGCCACAATTATTTGAATGGGATGGAGAAATCTGGTTTAAATAATCTAAGAAACTTGGAAGTCCTTGATTTAAGTCATAacaagttaaaacaaataactactAGAAGCATACAAAATATGCACTCATTAATCATGTTAAAA CTTGATAACAACagattatgtaatattgttggAAGCCCATTTGAAGGAATGAGCCGTTTAAGAGTATTAAGCTTACGGGACAATAAGATGACTTCACTATCAGAATCTACGTTTAACAGTATCAAACCTACAATATCCCGTTTGGATGTTGatg GTAATCCAGTACACTGTGCTTGCAACATGAAATGGTTGCAATCATGGTTAAGAACAACAGCTGACAGTTTTGGCCCTAGATGTACCGACGGTACTTTGCTTAGAGAAATGCCTTTTACATCGAAGCACTGCGACGAAAAAGAATCAAACAATATAGAGGAAAACATTCCAGGCTGTGAAATCGAATCTGTTCCTGTTGGTAATG cAAATGCAGTGACATCAAATAAGGTAACAACGTGGACAAACAGCGAAGAATCAGATAAAAATAAGCCACTGCCAGAGGAAACTGATTATTTTTACGATGACGTTGTCGATCTAAATGACAAAACTGAACTCCAAAGAGGTTATTCAACTGAGAAAACACTGTCGACAATATCTCCTGCAATTTTATCACACTACGTACCCGGTGATACCCCAACATTGTATGCCAGTTCTCGGCCTAATAGCTCTTCTTCTTACACCGATGACCACTCGGTGCAGAGCAATGCCGGTGGTACTGCGTATACATTTTTCGGGGTACCAATACCACCACTGAGTCTGAACAATATATGGGGCCAAGCAAAAGGCACCGGTAAAAGACTCAAGGATGGTAGAAGAAATTCATTGCCAAAAAGGACGTCAACAGTAGACCAAGATAGTTTTACACCAATATTACCGGGCACTAGTGGTTTCCGACCAATGATGACTACTCCTGATAATAATTTCTTTGGAGAAGACGTGGAGAATGAAGACGatgtagaaaatatttacagaaaTACTAGTGCGTCTCATAAAATTATAGGTTCAGGCAGTCCTCCACGGTATCAACTTAGCAGCACCACAGAATCACCATTCCGTTATGATAGATTTTCCAGCAGCGACTTAAGTTTTTCTAAGTTCGTAAACATCACGACTCGTGATTCCTTGTTCGAGTCAGCCACTATAAATTCGATCATTAGACCAACCGTTAAGCCAAATATAACCAACAACCAGCAACAAACGTTGGCGTCAGCTACCACCTTACAAAGCGATGATTCAGCTAACCAATCCGAACTTTCACTTGTTCAACTGTCAACAG TTGTGTGTTCGCAGCGGGACCCGCGACGACGAGCTCGGCGACCCAACAACAGCGCCAATTTGCCACCGTCACGCATCCGGCCACCACAGCAGCGTCGACGACGGCGCCCGGTACGACCGCAGCGGTCTCCGAAGCGGTCAACGTGTCCACGCCATCGTCGCTGA